Proteins encoded within one genomic window of Scomber japonicus isolate fScoJap1 chromosome 16, fScoJap1.pri, whole genome shotgun sequence:
- the gnmt gene encoding glycine N-methyltransferase, with translation MSVDSVFRTRSLGVAAEGLPDQYADGKAAKVWQLYIGDTQSRTLEYKSWVVSLLKEHGVRRVLDVACGTGVDSIMLLEEGFNVVSVDASDKMLKYALKSRWDRRKEKAFDQWVIEEANWLMLQDDIQKPGDGFDAVICLGNSFAHLPDFKGDQSEQKLALHNIASMVRPGGILIIDHRNYDYILETGKAPQGKNIYYKSDLTQDISTSVLWVNSKPHMITLDYTITVPEAALQNLPEISKFRLSYYPHCLESFKGLLKGAFNGKVEHSVYGDFQTYIPGQSQAPCYFIHVCKKTA, from the exons ATGTCGGTCGACAGCGTGTTTAGGACCCGCTCCCTCGGTGTGGCCGCCGAGGGTCTTCCTGACCAGTATGCCGACGGCAAAGCAGCGAAAGTCTGGCAGCTGTACATCGGAGACACGCAGAGTAGGACGCTGGAGTACAAGAGCTGGGTGGTGTCTTTGCTGAAAGAGCATGGGGTGCGGAGAGTGCTGGATGTAGCCTGCGGAACAGG agtCGACTCCATTATGTTGCTCGAGGAGGGCTTCAATGTGGTGAGTGTGGATGCCAGCGACAAAATGCTCAAGTATGCACTGAAGTCGAGAtgggacagaagaaaagaaaaagctttcGACCAGTGGG TAATTGAAGAGGCCAACTGGCTGATGTTACAAGACGACATTCAAAAACCAGGCGATGGCTTTGATGCTGTTATCTGCCTGGGCAACTCATTCGCTCATTTACCAGATTTTAAAG GGGACCAGAGTGAACAGAAGTTGGCCCTTCACAACATTGCCAGTATGGTGAGACCAGGTGGTATCCTCATCATTGACCACCGCAACTACGACTACATTTTGGAGACCGGGAAAGCACCACAAGGCAAAAATATTTACTACAAG agCGATCTAACTCAGGACATCTCCACCTCAGTGCTGTGGGTCAACAGTAAACCTCATATGATCACACTGGACTACACCATCACTGTGCCTGAGGCTGCCCTCCAAAATCTTCCTGAAATCAG TAAATTCCGTCTGTCCTACTACCCTCACTGTCTGGAGAGCTTCAAAGGTTTGCTGAAAGGGGCCTTCAACGGTAAAGTGGAGCACAGCGTCTACGGAGATTTCCAGACGTACATCCCGGGTCAGTCCCAAGCCCCGTGCTACTTCATCCACGTCTGTAAGAAGACAGCCTAA